The following coding sequences lie in one Niabella agricola genomic window:
- the glf gene encoding UDP-galactopyranose mutase: MNNKVKPYDYLIVGAGLFGATFAHEMYKRDKKCLVIDKRNHIGGNIYCQNWDGINVHMYGAHIFHTNDEAIWKYVNAFTSFNRYTNSPLAMYNGRLYNLPFNMNTFQQLWGVTTPEAARAKIEQQVNAINIKRPRNLEEQALSLVGYDIYYSFIKEYTKKQWGKDARELPPEIIKRIPVRFTYDNNYFNDLYQGIPIGGYNRLSEGLLAEKEVRLNINYISNQIMLDDMAEKVVYTGMLDELFDYKLGKLEYRSLHFDHERLEVANYQGNAVVNYTEAHVPYTRIIEHKHFEFGNQNHTIITREYPVTFSNSKETEPYYPINDDKNNRLYKKYKELANGRTNLIIGGRLGDYRYYDMHQVIASALTVVKKEEMKW, encoded by the coding sequence ATGAACAACAAGGTTAAGCCATACGATTATCTAATTGTTGGTGCGGGCTTATTTGGCGCTACTTTTGCCCATGAAATGTACAAACGGGATAAAAAATGCCTCGTTATCGACAAACGGAATCACATCGGCGGAAATATTTATTGCCAAAATTGGGATGGAATTAATGTGCATATGTATGGTGCTCATATTTTTCACACTAATGACGAGGCTATATGGAAATATGTAAATGCCTTCACTTCTTTTAACCGTTATACTAATAGCCCGCTTGCTATGTATAACGGCCGATTGTATAATCTGCCTTTTAATATGAATACGTTTCAGCAACTTTGGGGAGTAACAACACCCGAAGCTGCAAGAGCGAAAATAGAACAACAAGTAAATGCAATCAATATAAAACGACCACGCAATCTTGAAGAGCAGGCATTGTCTCTTGTCGGTTATGATATCTATTATAGTTTTATAAAAGAATATACCAAAAAACAATGGGGTAAAGATGCTAGGGAGCTCCCCCCCGAGATTATTAAACGTATTCCTGTCCGGTTTACATATGATAATAATTATTTTAATGACTTGTATCAGGGCATCCCTATTGGTGGATATAACCGTTTGAGCGAAGGATTATTAGCCGAAAAAGAAGTTCGCCTCAACATTAACTATATTAGTAACCAAATAATGTTAGATGATATGGCTGAGAAAGTTGTTTATACAGGAATGCTAGATGAACTGTTTGACTACAAATTGGGAAAACTGGAATATCGAAGTCTTCACTTCGATCACGAAAGATTGGAGGTAGCTAATTACCAAGGAAATGCGGTGGTCAATTATACTGAGGCCCATGTTCCTTATACCCGTATCATTGAACATAAACATTTTGAGTTTGGCAATCAAAACCATACAATTATTACACGAGAATACCCTGTTACATTTTCTAACTCCAAGGAGACAGAACCATATTATCCAATTAACGATGATAAAAATAATAGACTTTATAAAAAGTATAAAGAACTGGCAAATGGGCGAACCAATTTGATTATAGGAGGGCGATTAGGCGATTATCGTTATTACGATATGCATCAAGTAATTGCTTCGGCACTTACTGTAGTAAAAAAGGAGGAAATGAAATGGTAG
- a CDS encoding tyrosine-type recombinase/integrase gives MSVSIVITLDTRRMKKKTGTYPVKLLVTNNSVPKRYQTIFDLSEQDFNAISAKNMSAHLRTIRDELKQIQRKAEDVATDLSPFTFAEFEKDYILNNPSFHQRKAIKETTALVNHQFNEVIYDNRFPIFRLPKPEPDTILATFLFYISKLLSEHRIRTAANYQTTYNTIARFRGNVRFIDINVVYLKRLEAWMLEQNYSKTTVGIYTRCLRAIFNEAIFQGIIKREKCYPFGRRLYQPPSSRNIKKALTLEDVSKIYYYQPECERERKAKDFWLFSYLANGINPTDIAHLKYKNIDGEYLVFERAKTENSTRLDPRPITVFITEDLQKIMDYWSNKDKSPGNYIFPILEYNITPLRQVELIELFVQAINDWMAKIRKRLGIEKKVTTYVARRTFSTIMKRAGVSTAFIQESLGHTNIKTTENYLDSFENKVKKEYASQLTAFKNPGPVKSM, from the coding sequence ATGTCTGTATCAATTGTTATTACGCTCGACACCCGTAGAATGAAAAAGAAAACGGGAACCTATCCTGTGAAATTACTGGTCACAAATAACAGTGTGCCCAAACGGTATCAAACCATTTTTGATCTTTCTGAACAGGATTTCAATGCCATTTCGGCAAAGAATATGTCGGCTCATCTTCGTACCATACGCGATGAATTGAAGCAAATTCAGCGCAAGGCAGAAGATGTAGCCACGGACTTATCGCCATTTACCTTCGCTGAATTTGAAAAAGATTACATCCTGAACAATCCTTCTTTTCACCAGCGAAAAGCCATAAAGGAAACTACAGCTTTAGTAAATCATCAGTTCAATGAAGTGATCTACGACAACCGGTTCCCTATCTTTCGCTTACCCAAACCAGAACCCGATACTATCCTCGCAACTTTCCTGTTTTACATCAGCAAATTGTTGAGCGAACATCGGATCCGTACCGCGGCTAATTATCAGACAACCTATAATACTATAGCCAGGTTCCGGGGAAATGTGCGATTTATTGATATCAATGTCGTGTATCTGAAAAGGCTGGAGGCCTGGATGTTGGAACAGAACTATTCCAAGACGACCGTTGGAATTTACACCCGATGCCTGCGCGCTATCTTCAACGAAGCCATTTTCCAGGGAATTATTAAACGGGAAAAATGTTATCCCTTCGGCCGTCGATTATACCAGCCACCATCTTCCCGCAACATTAAAAAGGCGCTTACTTTAGAAGATGTAAGTAAAATCTATTACTATCAGCCGGAATGTGAACGGGAACGAAAAGCGAAAGATTTCTGGTTGTTCTCCTATCTCGCCAACGGAATTAACCCTACAGATATCGCACACCTGAAGTACAAAAATATTGATGGGGAATACCTGGTTTTTGAAAGGGCTAAAACCGAAAATTCCACACGGCTGGATCCCCGGCCGATTACTGTTTTTATTACTGAGGATTTACAGAAGATCATGGACTATTGGAGTAACAAAGACAAAAGCCCCGGTAATTATATTTTTCCAATCCTTGAATATAATATTACTCCATTACGACAAGTAGAATTAATTGAACTTTTCGTTCAGGCTATTAATGATTGGATGGCTAAGATTAGGAAGAGGTTGGGCATTGAAAAGAAGGTCACTACCTACGTAGCAAGACGTACTTTTTCTACTATAATGAAACGAGCAGGAGTGAGCACAGCTTTCATCCAGGAATCACTGGGCCATACAAACATTAAGACAACAGAAAATTATCTGGATAGCTTTGAAAATAAAGTAAAAAAAGAATATGCAAGTCAATTGACGGCGTTTAAAAACCCGGGGCCAGTAAAGTCGATGTAG
- a CDS encoding aspartate/glutamate racemase family protein has product MKKIGLVGGISWVSTLDYYRFINEGVNAKLGGLNAAECIIYSLNFGDVQAKTWENAYELLLNACESLKRSGAEGIVLCANTAHLFADRLQDAVHLHFIHIGAETAKAVNKSGYKRVGLLGTKFTMEMDFYRDKLEEYGLEVLIPELQETRDYIQYTVKDELGVGFINPETKTRYIAIVKDLIDRGAECIILGCTEIPMLISQADFTIPVFDTAKIHSEAIVDFIVSE; this is encoded by the coding sequence ATGAAAAAGATCGGACTTGTAGGCGGCATCAGCTGGGTATCTACACTGGACTATTACAGATTTATAAATGAAGGGGTAAATGCAAAACTTGGTGGGTTGAATGCTGCCGAATGTATTATCTACTCTTTGAATTTTGGGGATGTACAGGCTAAAACCTGGGAAAACGCTTATGAATTGTTATTAAATGCCTGCGAAAGCCTCAAAAGAAGTGGAGCAGAAGGTATTGTACTCTGTGCCAACACCGCACATCTTTTTGCAGATCGGCTCCAGGATGCAGTACATCTTCATTTTATCCATATCGGCGCAGAAACGGCAAAAGCCGTGAATAAAAGCGGGTATAAAAGAGTCGGGTTATTGGGCACCAAATTTACAATGGAAATGGACTTTTACAGGGACAAACTCGAAGAATACGGGCTGGAAGTTTTGATCCCCGAACTGCAGGAAACAAGAGACTACATCCAATACACTGTAAAGGACGAATTAGGCGTGGGATTCATTAACCCGGAGACAAAGACCCGGTATATTGCTATTGTAAAAGATCTGATAGACCGGGGTGCTGAATGTATTATCTTGGGCTGTACGGAAATTCCAATGCTGATCAGTCAGGCAGATTTTACCATCCCGGTTTTTGATACTGCTAAAATCCATTCCGAAGCAATTGTTGATTTTATCGTTTCTGAATGA
- a CDS encoding IS3 family transposase (programmed frameshift) codes for MKKTRFTETQIVSALKRQEGGIPTKELCRELGISEATFYNWKSKYGGMEASDVKRMKELEEENARLKRMYANLAMDNEILRDLFFKKRLGPATKRQLSKELVKERKIPVSRACKIISLPRSQYYYSSVKDDSAVIEALQELAFAHPSYGFRKLFAYLRRSGKNWNHKKVYRVYKQLKLNKKRKGKRRLPARIKHPLQQPETVNKVWSMDFMSDSMTGNRKFRTFNVIDDCSREALAIEVDTSISSRRVIRTLNRVIESNGKPMAIRVDNGPEFTSKDFELWAKEQGISILYIQPGRPMQNGYIERFNRLYREAVLDAYLFFDLYQVRVLTQEWMEEYNHKRPHESLDNLTPLEYKKLAGEKKNIQLIAV; via the exons ATGAAAAAGACAAGATTCACAGAGACACAGATTGTTTCAGCCTTAAAGCGCCAGGAAGGCGGTATACCGACCAAAGAACTCTGTCGTGAGCTGGGCATATCCGAAGCCACTTTCTACAATTGGAAGAGTAAGTATGGCGGCATGGAAGCCTCAGATGTGAAGCGCATGAAAGAGTTGGAAGAAGAGAATGCCCGATTAAAACGCATGTATGCGAACCTGGCAATGGATAACGAGATATTAAGGGATTTGTTCT TCAAAAAAAGGCTGGGCCCTGCCACCAAAAGGCAATTAAGCAAGGAGCTTGTAAAGGAGCGAAAGATACCGGTGAGCCGGGCCTGTAAGATAATCTCATTACCACGATCCCAATATTATTATTCGTCAGTCAAGGACGACTCAGCAGTAATAGAAGCCTTGCAGGAGTTGGCATTTGCCCATCCATCGTATGGCTTCAGAAAGCTCTTTGCATATTTACGGCGCTCAGGAAAAAACTGGAACCATAAAAAGGTTTATCGTGTGTATAAGCAGTTAAAACTTAACAAAAAACGCAAGGGTAAAAGAAGGCTCCCGGCACGTATAAAACATCCCCTGCAACAACCCGAAACGGTAAATAAAGTATGGAGTATGGATTTTATGAGCGATAGCATGACAGGTAACCGGAAGTTCAGAACCTTCAATGTAATCGATGATTGCAGCCGGGAGGCATTGGCTATTGAAGTGGATACCTCAATATCTTCAAGGCGGGTGATCAGGACACTCAACAGGGTTATCGAAAGCAATGGTAAGCCCATGGCCATAAGAGTGGATAATGGTCCGGAGTTTACCTCAAAGGATTTTGAGCTGTGGGCGAAGGAACAAGGGATTAGTATCCTGTATATCCAACCCGGAAGGCCTATGCAAAACGGCTATATTGAACGATTTAACCGACTTTACAGGGAAGCTGTATTGGATGCATATTTGTTTTTTGACCTCTACCAGGTAAGGGTACTAACACAGGAATGGATGGAAGAATACAATCACAAAAGACCACACGAGTCACTGGACAACCTGACACCGCTTGAATACAAAAAGTTGGCTGGTGAAAAGAAAAATATTCAACTTATAGCTGTCTGA
- a CDS encoding SGNH/GDSL hydrolase family protein, producing the protein MNKMLNIQIMMICLVLMVPLGLLPQEGKPNQASPITLMGLGDSITEGGAKTSSYLFSLWKKLKEAGYNVNFIGPRQTTLKDITLNHSGFGGQNAEFLEKRIDSIYREFPADVVLLHSGHNYFVEDKPISVIIEAQKSIISKIKAINPGAAIFVAQVIESGKLPKYSYIPELNKKIKSLVDDLQKTWSGVYLVGRLLHSIGDMIQ; encoded by the coding sequence ATGAACAAGATGTTGAATATACAAATCATGATGATCTGTTTAGTGTTGATGGTTCCCTTGGGACTTCTACCGCAAGAAGGAAAACCGAATCAAGCATCTCCCATTACGTTAATGGGATTGGGTGATTCGATTACAGAGGGAGGGGCTAAGACCTCATCTTATCTTTTTTCGTTATGGAAAAAACTAAAAGAAGCGGGGTATAATGTCAACTTTATCGGACCAAGGCAGACGACCTTGAAAGATATAACTCTTAATCATTCAGGTTTTGGTGGACAGAACGCCGAATTTTTAGAAAAGCGAATCGATAGTATCTATCGGGAGTTTCCGGCTGATGTGGTATTGTTACACTCAGGTCACAACTATTTTGTTGAAGATAAACCGATTTCTGTAATAATCGAGGCACAAAAGTCTATCATCTCAAAGATAAAAGCGATTAATCCAGGTGCCGCAATCTTTGTTGCACAGGTCATCGAGAGCGGGAAATTGCCAAAGTATTCTTATATCCCCGAATTGAATAAGAAGATAAAATCCTTAGTAGATGATTTACAGAAGACCTGGTCCGGGGTTTATTTGGTAGGCCGGCTGCTACATTCGATTGGAGATATGATACAATAG
- a CDS encoding glycoside hydrolase family 2 protein has protein sequence MPGDFNSQREELSLYEGVVWYKKDLRLPKNKGKRYFLYFGAVNYLADVFFNGVKLGSHEGGFTPFQFEVTDLLTDSINTIMVKADNRRVRNGLPGLGFDWFNYGGITRDVAIITTGQTFIKDYFIQLKKGSANTISGWVQLDGKAFPVHLRFSIPEIKFSQQLKTDDKGYAKINFKADLQRWSPQNPKRYLVLIENGNEKLVDTIGFRTIEVKGTNVWLNGEKIFLKAVNIHEENPLKKRRCTNADDAGLLLSAAKSLGCNMVRLVHYPHNEAMVRTAERMGIMVWSEIPVYQHIDFSDSTVPHKITAMQQEMIARDKNRCAVIIWALSNETYPGTPNRDATLINITNACRNSDDTRLIVHVANTQGYANNVITVWDSIYNYSDLVAVNEYLGWYLPWQGNPAKTKWETKFPDKPLFIQNLVANPCLGTGHPAQAPCRSGPRSIRKRFTKIKSGCLSRCPGYVVLLPGYCLIISRPCV, from the coding sequence GTGCCGGGAGATTTTAATTCACAGCGGGAAGAATTAAGTTTATACGAAGGTGTAGTGTGGTATAAAAAAGACCTGCGTCTGCCGAAGAATAAAGGAAAAAGATACTTCTTGTATTTTGGTGCAGTGAACTATTTAGCTGATGTTTTTTTTAACGGAGTGAAGTTAGGATCGCATGAAGGCGGCTTTACCCCGTTTCAGTTCGAGGTTACCGATTTGCTGACCGATAGCATCAATACGATCATGGTTAAAGCGGATAACAGGCGCGTCAGGAATGGCCTGCCAGGACTGGGCTTTGATTGGTTTAATTATGGGGGCATTACGAGGGATGTGGCGATCATAACTACCGGGCAAACGTTTATTAAGGATTATTTTATCCAGCTCAAGAAAGGCAGCGCCAACACCATTAGCGGCTGGGTTCAGCTTGATGGGAAAGCATTTCCGGTTCATCTTAGATTTTCAATACCGGAAATTAAATTTAGTCAGCAGTTAAAAACAGATGATAAAGGGTATGCTAAAATAAATTTTAAGGCCGATCTGCAACGCTGGTCCCCACAAAACCCCAAAAGGTACCTGGTTTTGATTGAAAATGGCAACGAAAAGCTGGTAGACACGATTGGGTTTAGAACAATTGAAGTAAAAGGAACAAATGTGTGGCTCAATGGGGAAAAAATATTTCTGAAAGCAGTTAATATACACGAAGAAAACCCTTTGAAAAAACGCCGGTGCACCAACGCAGACGATGCCGGCCTGTTGCTGTCTGCGGCAAAATCCCTTGGTTGTAATATGGTGCGCTTAGTGCATTACCCCCACAATGAAGCGATGGTAAGAACTGCCGAAAGAATGGGAATAATGGTATGGAGTGAAATACCCGTGTACCAGCACATTGATTTTTCAGACAGTACGGTTCCGCATAAAATTACTGCCATGCAACAAGAGATGATCGCCAGGGATAAAAATCGTTGTGCTGTTATCATATGGGCACTCTCGAACGAAACCTATCCTGGTACGCCCAACCGGGATGCTACGCTGATAAACATTACAAATGCATGCCGGAATTCAGATGACACAAGGTTGATTGTACATGTGGCCAATACACAAGGATATGCCAACAATGTAATAACGGTATGGGACTCCATTTATAATTATTCCGACCTGGTTGCTGTAAATGAATACCTTGGCTGGTATCTGCCCTGGCAGGGCAACCCCGCAAAAACAAAATGGGAAACGAAGTTTCCGGACAAACCTCTGTTCATTCAGAATTTGGTGGCGAATCCTTGTTTGGGAACAGGGCATCCGGCTCAGGCACCATGCCGGTCTGGACCGAGGAGTATCAGAAAAAGATTTACCAAGATCAAATCCGGATGTTTGAGCAGGTGCCCGGGTTATGTGGTATTGCTCCCTGGATATTGTTTGATTATAAGTCGCCCGTGCGTATGA
- a CDS encoding TonB-dependent receptor — translation MKQPGTRYQVMLLLILLITGSGAWAQWGTIKGRVTTSDNQPAPYVTITAVGTSRNAITDEAGFYTISRVPEGNYNLEASFTGYETITRQVTVIANLPVIADFRITISNSQLQEVIVTSSKNKFVYKSSEYVARMPLKNLENPQVYNVVGRALIQEQVIIERTDLYRNIPGSVPNFSAGGSMGLSMRGFSTTIGMRNGMATSAIVPLNPAILERIESIKGPSGTLFGSNRNVTFGGVYNYVTKRPYEAFGGELSVAGGSFEFGRITADINTPVNKDKTALFRINAAAQSEGSFQDQGFNKNYTIAPTFSYQVNDRLKFVLDMELTRGNYTVVSFGLGNLANITSRSFKDLPLDYKKSYINNSINVNNGINNIQAQVTYKISDRWKSQTNYLYSVGFYNHLYWTALNMTSDSTFNRVVRNQTPETFGNIEVQQNFTGDFKIGSVRNRLVAGIDYNYNYNDLYRATVNFDVMNIRQPIRGMSRPALDSMSARQGFSTTSTVAKNASLYASDVVNITDQLLAMLSLRVDRYSTKGTYNALTGLYTGAYEQTSLSPKFGLVYQLIANRLSVFGNYMNGFVNLAPVTQPDNTILVLKPQYGNQLEGGVKFDLFNTKLAGSVSIYDICVTNSTRTQLVDGKNFTFQDGTQRSRGVEAEIIANPVPGMNIVAGYGFNENRYRNASPALQGKNVIFSPKNIGNLWVSYSIPEHKAKGLGFGAGVNYVGDSWYDAANSFKVPGYTLLSASVFYDVTRYRFALKGNNLSNERYWNNNGSPQKPSNFIASVSLKL, via the coding sequence ATGAAACAACCTGGAACCCGGTACCAGGTAATGCTGCTTTTGATATTACTGATAACAGGCAGCGGGGCGTGGGCACAGTGGGGAACTATAAAAGGACGCGTAACGACCAGCGATAATCAGCCGGCACCTTATGTAACCATTACGGCGGTGGGCACCAGCCGCAATGCCATTACCGATGAGGCCGGCTTTTACACCATTAGCAGAGTGCCGGAAGGGAACTATAACCTGGAAGCTTCCTTTACCGGTTACGAAACCATTACCCGGCAGGTAACCGTAATAGCTAACCTGCCGGTGATCGCCGATTTCAGGATCACCATCTCGAACAGCCAGTTGCAGGAAGTGATTGTAACCAGTTCTAAAAACAAATTTGTATATAAATCCAGTGAATACGTGGCACGGATGCCGCTAAAAAATCTTGAAAACCCGCAGGTGTACAACGTGGTGGGCCGGGCGCTGATACAGGAACAGGTAATCATAGAGCGTACAGACCTGTATCGTAATATTCCCGGATCGGTGCCTAACTTTTCAGCCGGAGGCTCGATGGGGCTGAGCATGCGGGGATTTTCTACCACCATCGGTATGAGAAACGGGATGGCCACCAGCGCCATCGTACCCCTAAACCCAGCCATACTGGAACGTATCGAATCGATCAAAGGTCCGTCGGGTACACTGTTTGGCAGCAACCGGAATGTAACGTTTGGCGGTGTGTATAATTATGTGACCAAGCGTCCTTACGAAGCCTTTGGCGGGGAGCTCAGCGTAGCCGGGGGTAGCTTTGAATTTGGCCGGATAACGGCAGATATCAATACCCCGGTTAATAAAGACAAAACCGCATTATTCCGTATCAATGCAGCGGCCCAGTCGGAAGGCAGCTTCCAGGACCAGGGCTTTAATAAGAACTATACCATTGCTCCTACCTTTTCCTACCAGGTAAATGATCGCCTGAAGTTCGTGCTCGATATGGAGCTCACCCGTGGTAATTATACGGTAGTGTCTTTCGGATTGGGCAACCTGGCTAATATTACGTCCCGCAGCTTTAAAGATCTGCCCCTGGATTATAAAAAATCCTATATCAATAACAGCATTAACGTAAACAATGGCATCAATAATATACAGGCGCAGGTAACATATAAAATATCCGACCGGTGGAAATCGCAGACCAACTACCTGTATTCGGTAGGTTTTTATAATCACCTGTATTGGACAGCCCTGAACATGACCTCCGACTCTACCTTTAACAGGGTGGTAAGAAATCAAACACCGGAAACCTTTGGCAATATTGAAGTGCAGCAAAACTTTACCGGTGATTTTAAAATCGGATCGGTACGCAATCGCCTGGTTGCGGGCATCGACTATAACTATAACTACAATGATCTGTACCGGGCGACGGTTAATTTCGACGTTATGAATATCCGCCAGCCTATACGCGGCATGAGCCGGCCTGCGCTTGATTCGATGTCGGCCCGGCAGGGTTTTTCCACCACGTCTACCGTTGCAAAAAATGCCAGCCTTTATGCATCCGATGTCGTGAACATTACCGATCAGCTGCTGGCGATGCTGAGCCTGCGGGTAGACCGCTATTCCACCAAAGGCACTTATAATGCATTGACAGGCCTGTATACCGGGGCGTATGAGCAAACTTCACTGTCGCCGAAGTTTGGCCTGGTATACCAGCTGATTGCCAACAGGCTATCCGTATTTGGTAATTATATGAACGGGTTTGTAAACCTGGCCCCGGTAACCCAGCCCGATAATACCATCCTTGTGCTGAAACCACAGTATGGTAACCAGCTGGAGGGCGGTGTAAAGTTTGACCTGTTTAATACCAAACTGGCCGGAAGCGTCAGTATATATGATATCTGTGTTACCAATTCTACCCGTACCCAACTGGTGGACGGCAAAAATTTTACCTTCCAGGATGGTACCCAGCGTAGCCGTGGTGTGGAAGCCGAGATCATTGCCAACCCTGTGCCGGGCATGAACATTGTAGCCGGCTACGGTTTTAACGAGAACAGGTACCGTAATGCATCACCCGCGCTACAGGGAAAAAATGTGATTTTCAGCCCGAAAAATATCGGCAATCTCTGGGTGAGCTACTCCATACCCGAGCATAAAGCCAAGGGGCTGGGCTTTGGCGCGGGTGTGAACTATGTAGGCGACTCGTGGTATGATGCGGCCAATAGCTTCAAAGTACCGGGCTATACCTTGCTCAGTGCATCGGTTTTTTATGATGTGACCCGGTACCGTTTTGCCCTGAAAGGAAACAATTTATCGAACGAGCGCTACTGGAACAATAACGGCAGCCCGCAAAAACCGTCCAACTTTATCGCCAGTGTTTCGCTTAAGCTCTAA